The Camelina sativa cultivar DH55 chromosome 16, Cs, whole genome shotgun sequence sequence AAGTAAGTTATATAATGGCGGTTACATTGTGGCTTAGGGGAGGCAtaagaggtaatttaaattacctctttttttgttgtccTGAATCACgtttatggttttaaatttatgaatcaTGAACCTCATGAGCTCGATATCGTGGGTGCAAATGGATGACTAAATAATTCAGAAGTTGAAAGTGTTCAATCCTCTTTGTAATTCACATACAATATTTGTTTGGCTCTTCTGACAAACTTAATCCACGTATCGcaaatgtaatttaaaaaatcacCATGATATTAATTTACAAGAACattcaatgaatatatattttaatgtacaTTCGATAAAATAAACCCACCTTCTTCTCTCATTTGCTAATAGCATTTTAGCAAATTATCATATACTAACTCAAAATTATCAATCTTCCTATCTAGTACTATTTTCTTAGGggaaaaaatgatataatagataagaaaccctagaaaataaGAATATTGAATGAATACAAACAAGAAATCTCTACCACTTGGCACTAGTTAGAGTTATGTTCTAAATTATAGTAATATTTTGCTTTCTAATATCAATGCAGACCATAATGGTCCGTAGCATCAGCAAAATAATTTCATTGCGAGTATGTGACACTGTCACTCTAAAGCTTTAGTTGACTTTCATTAGTCGCCCCTTCGACCAGCTGAAGGATGATTACTTCGATGAGTacttttaaactaaaattcaaaatattaactaatatcaaatatttagatatattggTCGATGGAATAAGCTATAAAGTccaatatttatgtttatacagatataaataaaattttataccaTGTTATCCGAACATGATACTATAGAAAAGTTGGAACAAAAACATGATGTACTGTTTCCTCCGCTACTATGCAACGGCCACAAATGCCATCAATCAACACTTTACCTTCtcgaaaattatatatatactaacttTAATTATACTTCCAAGTAAAAAGACAAAGTTTAGTTGGATTGTTAATCTTCCATACTATATAAACTACAAATGATGATGTATACGGAATAAAGTCACTTTATGCTAAATTATTACTCACAAACTTCAAAAACCATTGGATCATCAATTAAGTATgctctttaaaaataattgagaTATATAGTTTGAAAGGTTCctcaagaagaaacatggtGCGTCGACGAGTCGCTACCTCTACTAACCTCTCACACTTTCTTAGaataattaatgatataatcTTTCATTCTCTCTACTTTACTTTCAACTTTCAATTGCTTCATGACTCATCAAGCTCACGAttacaacttttctttttcttcgttctagttttttcttctcatttcaaataaaactcaaactcaattttttttttttttaatttaccatCAAGTTTAGAAAATCATCTTACCAAAAAACACAAGTTGGTGGTAGAGATAAACTTCCAAAGGTATGCCTcatagataagaaaaaaaaaactttagacggagctttttttttttgttgtgtgcaCCAGACAGAGATTAACTATTATTCTTTCTCTATATTAAGAGAATAATAGTTCAAGTTGTCGTAACGTGGCAATGCGAGTTTCACCATTTCAAACGCATTCTGTTCCATGCACCCTCTTAGTTTTTCATAATCCAAAGCATTTCTAAAGCTAACTAAACTATATATCCCACAAATCAACAatctgaagatgaagatgatgggaATATGGTTTCCACTTGAGGAAGGAGTTGCCCTGTTGGTCCAAGCCAGGGATCAATTCCCCTCAAGTGCGAAAATGCTAGTCATTTCCATTTGGCTAGAGGCTTTTACCCGGTTTTCTCCGGGTCCTGAGGGGATTACGGACCTCGACCCTGAACTTcctggttgacaaaaaaaaatgatgggaATAATGAGCTTTGTGATGTTGTTCCCACATGTATGCACGCTTCATATGTGTATGAGAGAATGACTCTGCTACCATGTATGAGAAAATGCTTGATATATTACATATGTGgatgtacaatatatatatggagagaTACATGACAGACTAGGTAATATGTAGGTTATATCTAATTACAAATAGAATTCTCTCTTAAAAGATGGTCATGTCTCAGCTTGAGAAGGAGTGTTAGTGTAAAAGCCCgaatttaatactttgaaacGGCGATGGACCTGATCGTCGCCGGTTTGTCTCTCTTATGATCTGATTTGGATTCTTTGCTCTCATTGCCTATGTTCTCTGCTCCGTCGCTTTCTTCCACCACGTCAAACTCGCCACTCCCATCCCATCTCCACCGCTTTAATTTCTCGCCGGAGATAAATTAGTACGAGACATTCCTTAGTTTATCTCTTTTTACATGCATGGATCCGGTCACGTTAAATCCCGACCATGTCAATCAAATGACTTCGTTGCTTTTCTATTAAACTATAATTCTATATTTATACAGGTAATTAGGTTTTGAATCCATTTGACCATATGTATTGTTAAAGATAAcgttaaaatttggttttcagCAAACTAGTTCACATTACAAGGAATGTGTAATgtgaaaaaaattgtaatcacaaattaaataataaataaaataaatattttttttttgataataaaattGGTTGGAGttggaaaaaataagaaatattaacGTCGACACCAGGGTTCGAACCTGTGCGGGCGAAGCCCAATAGATTTCAAGTCTATCTCCTTAACCACTCGGACATATGGACTGGattataaacaaagaaagttACACATTACTAATGTAACACTAGTTAACACACATACAAGCATGGTATATTGTATACACTAATAAGTTTTCCTTGCtaattgtcaaatttttatcattatattaaaCTGCGATGAGAGTGAATCTAGATAACGTACGGAGcgtctatttttatttcttatttcgAGTATTATGTACTTAATAAGTTACTCACTAGTTCAGTTGCCTTTTTTACATTATTACTATAATCGTGTGATAACAACTCAGTATGATGAGATAAATAGgatgttaatttatttatacaaacTATACAATATAGACTAAGCTTCATTAGCTATCTAGTTAGACTGTGGTGCCATTGCAGCTTCTTTTACCTCCTTGAACTCATAGTTTCTGTTGACATTTTGTTTGGAGGACCCTGGGATGTTGAAACCAACAGTTGATGGGAGTTTTTCGGCATTCTTGCTTACGAGAGATTCATACAGTCCCTTGTCTAAATGTAAATGGAGTGCATCACATGAGCCACCATAACATGTTAGCGGTTTGCAATACAAGGCCTGTCTATATCCACCACCGTAATTGTCCCTGCCGAAGTGGACTCTGCTACCACCAGATCCTCCAATGCACAGACCGGGAAGACAAAACCCGCCCTGGTAACCAAAATGATTTCCAGCATACCATTTCTGGTCTGTGTTAAGGGATCCTCCAACTGATAAGCTTAGTAAAAGTGTTAGTGCGAAGAAAATACATATCCCTTTGAGTTCTGacattttgcttttttttcttggtgttATAAGTTgaaaatacatatcaaaattttatatagttgTCATAAGGTGTCATGCTTTTGTCGTTAGTCAGTAATAGGAGCAGAAAAATCTCGGCAGTGTAATGAGAATTTGTTTTGGAAATAAGGGTCTCGTGGTAACATTTTAAGGAGGAAATTAAGGATATTGTTAGTTTGCATACTGAGTTTTTTTCAAGTTATTTTACTATCCTATCATATAGtatttagtaataaaattaaaaaacaaacaaaaagaaacaaaaacaatagtaCGCTTAATTAGACAATCTAATTTCAGGTTAAAGTCTAGATTGCAATGGAACAAGAATATAATTCCATAGTTCGGGCAAGCATATCGATTCCATTGGTATATTTTAAAAGAGATCCCGTACGTAGGTTGAGTAATGAGGAGAAACACAAGGTTTAGGTTTCAAGTGCATGATAGCGTTGTTAGGGAGTTGATTAAGGATATTGTTAGTTTGGCATACTGAGTTATTTTCAAGTTAATTTAGTTCCTAATTCAGTAGTCTTTAGAACAATAGTCTTTACTCGTTTTAATATTCATAACTCTTACTTTAATATAGGGAGATTTGGCTTCATCTCATAAAGCTTCGCTTATACTCCAGTTATTGATTGTCACAGTTTCTCAAAGATACATTTgatgataaattttttttttaatggtgaTTGCCTTGTGTTTCAAGACAGTATTAATTGTTTCTCTTGTAAATCTTTCCCTTGGATGTCATTTTCGATTATCAATCATACATGTGCAAGCTAATTCTTTGACCAAAATGCTTGATTAATTCTTCACCTTTGCTCGATCGTTTGGTCATCCCTGGAGTTGAAAATTGGTAGACCAGGTCCAATGTGTTGTGCATATTACTAAGTCACATTCTCTCTCACATTTTGTGGGTCATAGAATTAGATTGGACGACCCTTATTTCATTATCATCTACCTGTTTATTGCTTATACACGTGCATGGTTGATTTGAGATTACAATGTGGAAAGTGACTTGAGAATCACATCTACGTTGAGGACGGTCCTCTCTTAGCCAAGCTGCCAGCTAAAactcttttgttgttttctgttCCCAAATTAGTTATTAACCTCGATAATCTTCAACTTAAACTTCTGTCCTTTTCCAACACTCTAAACTGTATTATTGATAGAAATGACCATCTTTGACTTTCTTAACGAGCGACGCTTCGTTTGCTTGTGGAATTTTCTTTGATAGATACATTTCTTTCTATTTAGTGTTGTAAAATAGGCACAGAAGAATATCACAAACAGGTTGATTAAGATCCTCTCTATTGTGATTCCTGTTGTGAAAATAGTAATTTATGAAACTTTTGTGAAAGTGTTGATTAAGACATATATTGAATGATtgaaatttcttctttctttaacaaaaaaaaaaaaaaaggaatcatgTGAAGGCATTGAAAGCAGCAGGAGTCTTTGTTAACAGGAAAAGCTATGGTGTGTTCTAGCTACTACTTTTGGGGCCACACCTATGGGAACAATCTGGTAACCTTAGAAACTCCTGTTTTGTCATCAGCCTCTTTGTTTTATCCCAAATTCATTCGTTTTTGGATCTGAATTTTATACGAATTTATGAGTCAAATTCGTAACACGTTTGCTTTTCAATGGCTACggattattattgaattttgtttttcctggCATTACCTTTCTTGATTGCTCTTTTGTTGAAGAGGTAGATTTGAAAAACATGTTCCCGTTTATGTGTAAAAGGTAGATATTATTAGCATAGCTCCAAACGGAAAACCACATAGACAAGTTACATGAACGGAGTTTGCATTAAGCAAAAACATAATcctgttttaaaagaaaagagtagaAACAAACTACATGGTCTGAACTTTGTATCAACtgcttaagttttttttttcccttgatGAGCAGAAGAGAACATTGGATAGCTTgcttaaagaaattaaaaaccatTATGACAGactttatttggttttgttcacCTTGCTTTTACTTTTAACACGACTAGTTGCAGTGGTTCTTGTTCTAGCCTTGAGCTCAGATTCCTCACCTTGGTCGCTGAATCTGTCACGAACTCTGTTCTCTTTCTCATGATtgacttgttgttgtttggcatTACTATTCTTTGTTGAAGCTGCATGATTCTTGGTGTTTCTTGGATGCTGACTGCTAGGCCATGAGGATGCATCAGAAGTCATTGAGTCATCACTCTCATTGTTACTactatcatcaccatcatcatcgtcgtcgtcatcaccaccatcatggTCGACCTCTTTTACATggaaatcatcttcatcatcgtcatcatcatcatagacAACTTCCGAGTGATGGTTTCCGTGGAAGGTGTCTTCTATGTACATAGTCCATCCTGACTCACAGCTACTCTTCTCCTCAGCACCTCCATGGATTCTTCTTGGAGACTCCATGGctagcacaaaaaaaaagttaacttaGCTTTTTCTTAACGTTTTACGTACCTAGCTCTTGTTCCCAGCCTCTTAACCTCTGATATAGCCTCTCGCTGTGGTTTGGCGTTGTCTCTTCAGACCATCAATAAATAGCTTGTCCTCTTTTgtctgattttatatttttcctttcttgtgTTTGAGTATCAGGAAAAGCCGGAGCCTATGGAATCACACTCATATAATTGAATACCAGGAGTGAGTATCACCACATGGCAATCTTAGCACCATTGTTTTCGCTCAATTGAAGTACTACAAGACAAGCCATTTCAGATATAGAtgaaaggagagaaaaaaaaggttggtTAAATTAGCGCCttgttcaaaataaatatagtacacttctataataaatttatagCCCTATATATAAATTCTCTTTTACCCCTCTTTCTTATATAGGGAATTGAGCATATTATAGTTCCCAAAACAAGGTTCGAACCACACACAACACAAACGGTTGAGAGAGACATAAAACATCAATACCCACCAAACCAAAGTTTTATCTGTTTGGAGCTCTCATAAGTGATGTGTAAGCAGCAATGCTTATTGGTTAacacttgtttttttgtttctttttattgatgatAGCCATATGATAGGAGGGGATAGCTACAACATGCATTTACTAGTTTTTACTtccctctctctcactctctctctctctctctctttgtttcactGGGCTGTAATCAAATCTCACAACTATAAAAGACCAGCTTTTGAGGTGGAAATGAGATAAGACCCACTCAACAAACAAGAAGGAATATGTTGAAACCCATTTCTTTATTAGGTTAGGAGCTGTTCCTCTTCCTCATTCCTTTAATACTCTTCTTCCCTCCCCAGTCCTGTCTTGGTCATAAAAAGTGTTGCAGCCTTTTGTTGTTCctctcttctccctctctctctctctctctctctctcccataaaatagttgttttcttttgcattgAAGGTAAACGCAactggattttgtttttctagtaTTTATTTGGTGCATTTATTTCTATTCTTGAGGAAAATGACAAAGCAGCAGAGATTAAGTATTAACTGTGGTGAAAAAAGTAAAGAACTAAAAAAGAACTGTATTGTTTTTCTCCTATGATAGCTTCACCTttgcatccttttttttttacagtgatTGGAATCTATCTTGGTTACAGGCTTACAGCTAAGCAAAGTGTGGGAGAAATGAATCCATATGTAACATTAAAAACGGTGGTGGTGTGTAAGACTTTGACCCCTCTTTGTGCATTTAAGTAAATCCGTTTTGGCCTTTATGAAAATTTGATCCTCATAGTACAAATAATAATACTCGCTGTGGGTCTCACGAGTGGAGATATATTAGGATTTATTAGAATTGTACACATCGTTAATTCCTCCAAAGCTTGTTTTCTTTTAGGGACTCACCTTGGATTTTCTCATGTGGGTCTGTACTATTATCATTCATCCTACACGTGTGAGTACTGTTTTCTCTCTATAATATCTTTTGTTTGATtagtaaacacacacacacacctttaGACATTTGTTATTATCTTACACTTAGGTGGGTGAGTGGTAGTTGAGATTTgagaacaacaagaacaaaaaaaagagaga is a genomic window containing:
- the LOC104750698 gene encoding uncharacterized protein LOC104750698, with amino-acid sequence MSELKGICIFFALTLLLSLSVGGSLNTDQKWYAGNHFGYQGGFCLPGLCIGGSGGSRVHFGRDNYGGGYRQALYCKPLTCYGGSCDALHLHLDKGLYESLVSKNAEKLPSTVGFNIPGSSKQNVNRNYEFKEVKEAAMAPQSN
- the LOC104750699 gene encoding pheromone-processing carboxypeptidase KEX1-like, whose product is MESPRRIHGGAEEKSSCESGWTMYIEDTFHGNHHSEVVYDDDDDDEDDFHVKEVDHDGGDDDDDDDGDDSSNNESDDSMTSDASSWPSSQHPRNTKNHAASTKNSNAKQQQVNHEKENRVRDRFSDQGEESELKARTRTTATSRVKSKSKVNKTK